The Natrinema salaciae genome includes a window with the following:
- a CDS encoding Hsp20/alpha crystallin family protein, whose protein sequence is MADRPRPFDGIDELLERLNRQIETAARSWETQLDDRSRLDLSMGGAETSLDLADEGEAFVVTVDVPGYESDDLELRLTGRTLAVSGDREHSQEFGGEEDSYIRRERETESFSRQVRLPDPVDADAVQASVNNGILTIRLPKHEPDEEARSIDIE, encoded by the coding sequence ATGGCAGATCGACCCCGACCTTTCGACGGCATCGACGAACTCCTCGAGCGACTGAACCGCCAGATCGAGACGGCGGCGCGATCGTGGGAAACGCAACTGGACGACCGAAGCCGGCTCGACCTCTCGATGGGCGGCGCGGAGACGAGCCTGGACCTCGCGGACGAGGGCGAGGCGTTCGTCGTCACCGTCGACGTTCCCGGCTACGAGAGCGACGATCTCGAACTCCGCCTCACCGGACGGACCCTGGCGGTGTCAGGTGATCGAGAGCACAGCCAGGAGTTCGGCGGCGAGGAAGACAGCTACATCCGGCGCGAACGGGAGACTGAGTCGTTCAGCCGTCAGGTTCGCCTTCCCGATCCCGTCGACGCCGACGCGGTGCAGGCGAGCGTCAACAACGGCATCCTGACGATCCGGCTGCCGAAGCACGAACCGGACGAGGAAGCGCGCTCGATCGACATCGAGTGA
- the cmk gene encoding (d)CMP kinase, with product MVAHGRSIEELDTSLFITVSGPPGCGATTLCEQLADAIGCPYVSGGDIFRELAEDRDMSLNQLTAKADESDEIDRALDERLQQIAEKWGTASKPFILESRLAGWLAGDRADLRIWLDAPEEVRLERIDERIETEAEMRVREVSEAGRYQSYYEIDIGDRSFYDLHLNTARWSKRAVFTIVGSAIEEYDPELDEGAFRTPAMGV from the coding sequence ATGGTTGCCCACGGCAGATCGATCGAGGAGCTCGACACATCGCTTTTCATCACCGTCTCCGGCCCGCCGGGCTGTGGCGCGACGACGTTGTGCGAGCAACTCGCCGACGCGATCGGCTGTCCGTACGTCTCGGGCGGCGACATCTTCCGTGAGCTCGCCGAGGACCGCGACATGAGCCTCAACCAGCTCACTGCCAAAGCGGACGAGTCCGACGAGATCGACCGCGCGCTCGACGAGCGGCTCCAGCAGATCGCCGAGAAGTGGGGGACGGCCAGCAAGCCATTCATCCTCGAGTCCCGGCTGGCGGGCTGGCTCGCCGGCGACCGCGCGGATCTGCGGATCTGGCTGGACGCGCCCGAGGAGGTTCGCCTCGAGCGCATCGACGAGCGCATCGAGACCGAAGCGGAGATGCGAGTCCGCGAGGTCAGCGAGGCCGGCCGCTATCAGTCCTACTACGAGATCGATATCGGCGACCGCTCGTTCTACGACCTTCACCTCAACACCGCCCGCTGGAGCAAGCGCGCCGTGTTCACCATCGTCGGGTCCGCGATCGAGGAGTACGATCCCGAACTCGACGAGGGCGCGTTCCGAACGCCCGCGATGGGCGTCTGA
- a CDS encoding cation:proton antiporter: MVEAVSIDILSLLLVLSVAWVFGALAERFGYPTMMGELFAGIAFGPALLGLLRPSELLTVLAELGVFLLMVYVGMEVDLRELFKLGPQSLLIAFGAFVIPFGLGYAAGVWLGVSAGAALFLGLAMAATSLATKSRILADLDLLDTRIANVLLGGALASDVGVLIAFAGVDSYVTAGTLDPVEMGNIVGKALGFFAVTLLIGYRFLPFAWRYIEGQRERYGFVDRTTAFTFALLVSLLFAQLATLADLHMIIGGFMAGMFLRQADVEPGLYEHMHTVMYDLAMGLFAPIFFVTVGFQITFGVFSDSLLVLGALVGIAFVGKIVGSWLFSLPTSLSSREGLVVGFGMNGRGTVEIIIAQVAFQAGVIDQSMFSILVFIAVFTTALVPVTVTWGVRLLEEADELVYIDSAAVSED, from the coding sequence ATGGTCGAAGCCGTCTCGATCGACATCCTGAGCCTCCTGCTCGTCCTCTCGGTCGCGTGGGTGTTCGGCGCGCTCGCCGAGCGCTTCGGCTACCCGACGATGATGGGGGAGCTGTTCGCCGGCATCGCCTTCGGACCCGCATTGCTCGGGCTCCTCCGGCCCTCCGAGCTGCTCACGGTGTTGGCCGAACTCGGCGTGTTCCTCCTGATGGTCTACGTCGGCATGGAGGTCGACCTTCGGGAGCTGTTCAAACTCGGCCCGCAGTCGTTGCTGATCGCCTTCGGGGCGTTCGTCATCCCGTTCGGACTCGGCTACGCGGCCGGCGTCTGGCTCGGCGTCTCCGCCGGCGCGGCGCTCTTTCTCGGGCTCGCGATGGCCGCCACGTCGCTGGCCACGAAGTCCCGCATCCTCGCCGACCTCGATCTCCTCGACACTCGGATCGCGAACGTGTTGCTCGGCGGCGCGCTCGCCTCCGACGTCGGCGTGCTCATCGCGTTCGCCGGCGTCGACAGCTACGTCACGGCGGGCACGCTCGACCCCGTCGAGATGGGGAACATCGTCGGCAAGGCGCTCGGATTCTTCGCGGTCACGCTCCTGATCGGCTATCGCTTCCTGCCGTTCGCGTGGCGGTACATCGAGGGCCAGCGCGAGCGCTACGGCTTCGTCGACCGGACGACCGCGTTCACGTTCGCGCTGCTCGTCTCCCTGCTGTTCGCCCAGCTCGCGACGCTCGCGGATCTGCACATGATCATCGGCGGCTTCATGGCTGGGATGTTCCTCCGGCAGGCCGACGTCGAGCCCGGGCTCTACGAGCACATGCACACGGTCATGTACGACCTCGCGATGGGGCTGTTCGCACCGATCTTCTTCGTCACGGTCGGTTTCCAGATCACGTTCGGCGTGTTCTCCGACTCCTTGCTCGTCCTCGGCGCGCTCGTCGGCATCGCCTTCGTCGGGAAGATCGTCGGCTCGTGGCTGTTCTCGCTCCCGACGTCGCTGTCCTCCCGCGAGGGACTGGTCGTCGGCTTCGGCATGAACGGCCGCGGCACCGTCGAGATCATCATCGCGCAGGTCGCCTTCCAGGCCGGCGTCATCGACCAGTCGATGTTCTCGATCCTCGTCTTCATCGCCGTCTTCACGACCGCGCTGGTCCCCGTGACCGTCACCTGGGGGGTTCGTCTGCTCGAGGAAGCGGACGAACTCGTCTATATCGATTCGGCGGCGGTGTCCGAGGACTGA
- a CDS encoding RNA-binding protein, with product MPQIPLHYVDLRTFCYATEDEKRVEEALRTFLPDGEDDEPFEIERAESEGHYGDRILVLSARVETADEIRHVLSRLADLESFDELIDELDERVTENTELFLRLDKQAAFEGDVRLGEGITFRGKVEAYPAKKEQAVENAEEVLERLRDRE from the coding sequence ATGCCACAGATACCGCTTCACTACGTCGATCTACGGACGTTTTGCTACGCCACCGAGGACGAAAAGCGCGTCGAGGAGGCGCTCCGAACCTTCCTCCCCGACGGCGAGGACGACGAGCCGTTCGAGATCGAGCGCGCCGAGAGCGAGGGTCACTACGGTGACCGCATTCTCGTCCTCTCCGCGCGCGTCGAGACGGCCGACGAGATCCGCCACGTTCTCTCGCGGCTGGCCGACCTCGAGTCCTTCGACGAACTGATCGACGAACTCGACGAGCGGGTCACCGAGAACACCGAACTCTTCCTGCGTCTGGACAAGCAGGCCGCCTTCGAGGGGGACGTCCGACTCGGTGAGGGTATCACCTTCCGCGGGAAGGTCGAGGCCTACCCGGCGAAGAAAGAACAGGCGGTCGAGAACGCCGAAGAAGTCCTCGAGCGATTGCGCGACCGGGAGTAA
- a CDS encoding TetR/AcrR family transcriptional regulator: protein MTDETIDDIMDATYCALCKHGYAELTMQDIAAESTKSKGTLHYHFEGKGDLLESFLEYLLDDFEERTETVPGETSVERLHEFLDELLTPSDAESADEFRTAILEIKAQSPYNAAYRERLTEFDRALRDRIATIVADGLESGEFRDDVDPDETADFLVTVFHGAQTRATAVDRSPERTRRYVHEYIDDVLRADGASGGDGVSTNRDHTEAGE from the coding sequence ATGACGGACGAAACCATCGACGACATCATGGATGCGACGTATTGCGCGCTCTGCAAACACGGCTACGCGGAGTTGACGATGCAGGATATCGCCGCGGAATCGACCAAGAGCAAGGGCACGCTTCACTACCACTTCGAGGGCAAAGGCGACCTCCTCGAGTCGTTTCTGGAGTATCTACTCGACGACTTCGAGGAGCGAACCGAGACCGTTCCCGGCGAGACGTCGGTCGAACGGCTTCACGAGTTCCTCGACGAACTGCTGACGCCGTCGGACGCGGAATCGGCCGACGAGTTCCGGACGGCGATCCTCGAGATCAAGGCGCAGTCGCCGTACAACGCGGCCTACCGGGAGCGACTGACGGAGTTCGACCGCGCGCTCCGGGACCGGATCGCGACCATCGTCGCGGACGGCCTCGAGTCGGGTGAGTTTCGAGACGACGTCGATCCGGACGAGACGGCCGACTTTCTCGTGACCGTTTTCCACGGGGCGCAGACCCGCGCCACGGCGGTCGATCGATCGCCCGAGCGGACGAGACGCTACGTTCACGAGTACATCGACGACGTCCTGCGAGCGGACGGCGCGAGCGGCGGGGACGGGGTATCGACGAACCGCGACCACACGGAGGCCGGTGAATGA
- a CDS encoding type 1 glutamine amidotransferase domain-containing protein, translating to MTNALFVVSEEGYWGEECVEPLETLSDAGVEITVATPSGSPPVIDERSLDPEQVGEETAEHVREVHETDERLNDPIPVAQADAEGYDTVVFPGGHGTAWDINQDKHARELLRDIIEGDGKALVVCHAVGILGFARDSHGAFIVNGRDVTGFPNAWEDGIVDEVDRMPDGRKLPYWTEDEVKAAGGNWDAELDADTSVTVDGDLITARGPGSSSAAAETLLEELDIELEA from the coding sequence ATGACGAACGCACTGTTCGTAGTCAGCGAAGAGGGATACTGGGGCGAAGAATGCGTCGAGCCGCTCGAGACGCTTTCGGACGCGGGCGTCGAAATCACGGTCGCGACGCCGTCGGGAAGTCCGCCGGTCATCGACGAGCGGTCGCTCGATCCCGAACAGGTCGGCGAGGAGACCGCCGAACACGTTCGCGAAGTCCACGAGACCGACGAGCGGTTGAACGATCCGATCCCAGTCGCACAGGCCGACGCCGAGGGGTACGACACCGTCGTCTTCCCCGGCGGCCACGGCACCGCGTGGGACATCAACCAGGACAAACACGCTCGCGAACTCCTCCGCGACATCATCGAGGGCGACGGCAAGGCGCTCGTCGTCTGTCACGCCGTCGGTATACTCGGGTTCGCCCGCGATAGCCACGGCGCGTTCATCGTCAACGGCCGCGACGTGACCGGTTTCCCCAACGCGTGGGAGGACGGCATCGTCGACGAGGTCGACCGGATGCCCGACGGCCGCAAGCTGCCCTACTGGACCGAAGACGAGGTGAAAGCGGCCGGCGGTAACTGGGACGCCGAACTCGACGCCGACACCAGCGTCACGGTCGACGGCGATCTCATCACCGCGCGCGGCCCCGGCTCCTCGAGTGCGGCGGCCGAGACCCTGCTCGAGGAACTCGACATCGAACTCGAAGCCTGA
- a CDS encoding MATE family efflux transporter translates to MSLLTRLVAWLGRWSDRLSGLFKGRDEFDLTSGGIAKPLFYLSLPIIVTNLLQTAYNLIDTFWLGQYSTDALAAISFAFPMVFLLISVGMGLSVAGSVLVAQHVGAGEEADAEYAASQTVVLSLLAAVLLGLVGYAFVEELLGLLGASPDVLPLATAYMEVISLGMAFMFGFFVFIALMRGYGDTITPMLVMFGSVLLNVILDPFLIFGWWLFPELGIQGAAIATVFSRALALVVGLAIMFRGTRGVRIRLRQMRPDLAFARKLVGIGFPASIEGMGRALSINLLLVIVGLFPTYVVAAYGIGTRVFSVIFLPAIAVARGVETMTGQNVGADKPDRAKAAADFAARTMFVVLGALGVVAWIGAGPITAAFTDDPQVIEVGVTFLRYVAPSFGFIGVMRAYNGSFRGTGKTLTAAAIVLVIYGLVRLPIAAALSQTTMEYRGIWLAFAVSNVLGAALAYGWYRRETWREVDVTDGPAGPPASDELEVGEASTDD, encoded by the coding sequence ATGAGTCTGCTGACTCGTCTCGTCGCGTGGCTCGGCCGTTGGTCCGATCGGCTTTCGGGCCTGTTCAAGGGCCGCGACGAGTTCGATCTCACCTCGGGTGGCATCGCGAAACCGCTGTTCTACCTGTCGCTGCCGATCATCGTGACGAACCTGTTGCAGACGGCGTACAACCTCATCGACACGTTCTGGCTGGGGCAGTACAGTACCGACGCGCTCGCGGCGATCAGCTTCGCGTTTCCGATGGTCTTCCTGCTCATCTCGGTCGGGATGGGGCTGTCGGTCGCCGGGAGCGTCCTCGTCGCCCAGCACGTCGGTGCGGGTGAGGAGGCCGACGCGGAGTACGCCGCCTCCCAGACCGTGGTGCTGTCGCTACTCGCGGCGGTGCTCCTCGGACTCGTGGGCTACGCGTTCGTCGAGGAGTTGCTCGGGCTGTTGGGCGCGTCCCCGGACGTGTTGCCGCTGGCAACCGCCTACATGGAGGTCATCTCGCTCGGGATGGCCTTCATGTTCGGCTTCTTCGTCTTCATCGCGCTGATGCGGGGCTACGGGGACACGATCACGCCGATGCTGGTAATGTTCGGGTCGGTACTGCTCAACGTGATCCTGGACCCATTCCTGATCTTCGGCTGGTGGCTGTTCCCCGAACTCGGCATCCAGGGGGCGGCGATCGCGACGGTGTTCTCCCGCGCGCTCGCGCTCGTCGTCGGGCTGGCGATCATGTTCCGCGGGACGCGAGGCGTCCGGATTCGACTCCGACAGATGCGTCCGGACCTCGCCTTCGCCAGGAAGCTCGTCGGGATCGGGTTTCCGGCGTCGATCGAAGGAATGGGGCGGGCGCTATCGATCAATCTGTTGCTCGTGATCGTCGGCCTGTTCCCGACCTACGTCGTGGCCGCCTACGGGATCGGGACGCGCGTGTTCTCCGTCATCTTCCTCCCGGCGATCGCGGTCGCCCGCGGCGTCGAGACGATGACGGGACAGAACGTGGGTGCCGACAAACCGGACCGGGCGAAGGCCGCCGCCGATTTCGCCGCCAGAACGATGTTCGTCGTCCTCGGGGCGCTGGGCGTCGTGGCGTGGATCGGCGCGGGACCCATCACCGCCGCCTTCACCGACGATCCGCAGGTCATCGAGGTCGGGGTCACGTTCCTCCGATACGTCGCCCCCTCGTTCGGATTCATCGGCGTGATGCGGGCCTACAACGGGAGCTTCCGGGGCACCGGAAAGACCCTCACCGCGGCGGCGATCGTCCTCGTGATCTACGGCCTCGTCAGGCTCCCGATCGCCGCGGCCCTCTCCCAGACGACGATGGAGTACCGCGGGATCTGGCTCGCGTTCGCCGTCTCGAACGTCCTCGGTGCCGCTCTCGCGTACGGCTGGTACCGACGCGAAACGTGGCGCGAGGTCGACGTGACGGACGGACCCGCGGGGCCGCCCGCGAGTGACGAACTCGAGGTCGGGGAGGCGAGCACCGACGACTGA
- a CDS encoding sodium/proline symporter — MTEFEPLPLQTEGIPVAEDPIILAFGSVYLLIVVLIGVWGYMRTQTTGDFLITGKSIGTWVLAMTAFSVIQSGFGFVGGPELVYAFGTTPLWIFFTAPLGFLLTWVVLAKRLRLLADVRNVLTLADGMYVRYESDWVRGLTGLAVVVGVIAYLATNLAALQFVMRAIFGVPVVWGLLGGALILLLYSMLGGMIAGVWTDFLQALTMITGAVFVFVYAMSFGGGMGTISRNLASADPALVSPFGAMGGPTAAVLVGVAWWILFSVGAAGQPHLITKFYMSRNLEILKWGAPIAALSYAVSSLIAFSAGLSMRSMVEAGEIQETFSASEVGPVFVLEYTPSVVAGLILAALLAAIMSTSDSFLNIGAAAVSRDIPRALGRPIERDRTELRVTQAALAGLTVLATGVVYFSDALVGILGTIGWGFFAAAFVPVVVFGMNWKGATEWGAIAAIVGGLVINVVYSALPMAADVAGYGGLTSGIMATYPYPDVFPVGTVALLVATVLFVGVSLATQNGDELPADLHALLER; from the coding sequence ATGACTGAGTTCGAACCGCTACCGCTGCAGACGGAGGGGATTCCGGTTGCCGAGGACCCGATCATCCTCGCGTTCGGATCGGTCTACCTGCTGATCGTCGTCCTGATCGGCGTCTGGGGATACATGCGAACCCAGACGACCGGCGACTTCCTCATCACCGGCAAGAGCATCGGGACCTGGGTCCTCGCGATGACCGCCTTTTCGGTCATCCAGTCCGGGTTCGGCTTCGTCGGCGGCCCCGAACTCGTCTACGCGTTCGGAACGACGCCGCTTTGGATCTTCTTTACCGCGCCGCTCGGCTTTCTGCTCACCTGGGTCGTCCTCGCCAAACGGCTGCGCCTGCTCGCGGACGTCCGAAACGTCCTGACGCTGGCCGACGGGATGTACGTCCGCTACGAGAGCGACTGGGTGCGCGGACTCACCGGGCTGGCCGTCGTCGTCGGCGTGATCGCCTATCTGGCGACGAACCTCGCTGCGCTCCAGTTCGTCATGCGCGCGATCTTCGGGGTACCGGTCGTCTGGGGCCTGCTCGGCGGCGCGCTCATCCTGTTGCTGTACAGCATGCTCGGCGGGATGATCGCCGGCGTCTGGACCGACTTCCTGCAAGCGCTGACGATGATCACCGGCGCGGTGTTCGTCTTCGTCTACGCGATGTCCTTCGGCGGCGGCATGGGGACTATCTCGCGGAACCTCGCCAGCGCGGACCCGGCCCTCGTCTCGCCGTTCGGCGCGATGGGCGGACCGACGGCGGCCGTGCTCGTCGGCGTCGCGTGGTGGATCCTCTTCTCGGTCGGCGCGGCCGGCCAGCCCCACCTCATCACGAAGTTCTACATGAGCCGCAACCTCGAGATCCTGAAGTGGGGCGCGCCGATCGCCGCGCTCTCTTATGCGGTCTCGAGCCTGATCGCCTTCTCGGCGGGGCTCTCGATGCGGTCGATGGTCGAGGCCGGCGAGATTCAGGAGACGTTCAGCGCGAGCGAGGTCGGCCCGGTCTTCGTCCTCGAGTACACGCCGAGCGTCGTCGCGGGGCTCATCCTCGCGGCGCTGCTGGCTGCGATCATGTCGACGAGCGACTCGTTTCTCAACATCGGCGCGGCGGCCGTCTCTCGGGACATTCCGAGAGCGCTGGGCCGCCCGATCGAGCGAGACAGGACGGAACTCCGGGTCACGCAGGCCGCCCTCGCCGGCCTGACGGTGCTTGCGACCGGCGTCGTCTACTTCTCCGACGCGCTGGTGGGCATCCTCGGGACGATCGGCTGGGGCTTCTTCGCCGCGGCGTTCGTCCCGGTCGTCGTCTTCGGGATGAACTGGAAGGGCGCGACGGAGTGGGGTGCGATCGCCGCCATCGTCGGCGGCCTCGTGATCAACGTCGTCTACAGCGCCCTCCCGATGGCCGCGGACGTCGCCGGCTACGGTGGACTCACGAGCGGGATCATGGCGACCTATCCGTATCCTGATGTGTTCCCAGTCGGTACCGTGGCGTTACTCGTCGCGACCGTCCTGTTCGTCGGCGTCTCGCTCGCGACCCAGAACGGTGACGAACTGCCCGCGGACCTCCACGCGCTCCTCGAGCGGTGA
- a CDS encoding DUF1918 domain-containing protein: protein MSFEEDDRVVLHDEHSEFDGETGTVTQTMESMFGDVTYTVSFDDGQETGVPEDDLEATDDDADEE, encoded by the coding sequence ATGAGCTTCGAGGAAGACGATCGCGTCGTCCTGCACGACGAGCACAGCGAGTTCGACGGCGAAACCGGCACCGTCACCCAGACCATGGAGTCGATGTTCGGCGACGTCACCTACACCGTCAGCTTCGACGACGGCCAGGAGACCGGGGTCCCCGAGGACGACCTCGAGGCGACCGACGACGACGCAGACGAGGAGTAA
- a CDS encoding YcaO-like family protein — translation MQVHVAADDPIREAVVAALDDVDVDVRDGAPAALGDARFAIVGGVAGSATFERANEAARDGATPWIAVEIGGVGGHPLPNVDAAISGFAPATGCFDCLRARVASNLEERAESPQADRSAARLAGAIAGRECVRVLSGDEPSIVGGVREVPHARRRFLPVPGCACADGDRDRTLDRDAETLDLDAAVERAEGAIDERVGPIASIGEIESFPAPYYLSTVADTTAYSDASAPRQAAGVADDWNAALMKAVGEGLERYCAGVYREDDFVRASAAALENTVAPTALVRPADAPAVEASDERRWVVGENLATGERAHLPAAAVQFPQPGESLVPAITTGLGLGSSTVDALVSGLTEVIERDATMLAWYSTFDPLGLSVDTAAFDRLERRARSEGLSVTPLLVTQDIDVPVVAVAVHRDPSGFASDETVPATDDSWPAFAVGSAAGLDAAAAATSALAEALQNWMELRSLGPDDADGAGGEIGTYASFPEPVREFVDVDGTIPAASVGPDPVPTGVERLEALCSRATDADLTPYAARLTTRDVDRIGFEAVRVVVPGAQPLFTGEPFFGERARTVPDALGFEPRLERAYHPYP, via the coding sequence ATGCAAGTACACGTCGCGGCCGACGACCCGATCCGCGAGGCGGTCGTCGCCGCGCTCGACGACGTGGACGTCGACGTCCGCGATGGCGCTCCGGCCGCGCTCGGCGACGCCCGCTTCGCGATCGTCGGCGGCGTCGCCGGGTCGGCGACGTTCGAACGGGCGAACGAGGCGGCGCGGGACGGCGCGACACCCTGGATCGCCGTCGAGATCGGTGGGGTCGGCGGCCATCCGCTTCCGAACGTCGACGCCGCGATCTCCGGATTCGCCCCCGCGACCGGCTGTTTCGACTGTCTCCGCGCTCGCGTCGCGTCGAACCTCGAGGAGCGCGCCGAGAGCCCGCAGGCCGATCGCAGCGCGGCGCGACTCGCCGGCGCGATCGCCGGCCGCGAGTGCGTGCGCGTCCTCTCGGGCGACGAGCCGTCGATCGTCGGCGGCGTGCGCGAAGTGCCTCACGCCCGGCGGCGGTTCCTCCCCGTCCCCGGCTGTGCGTGTGCGGACGGGGACCGGGACCGAACGCTCGATCGCGACGCCGAGACCCTCGATCTGGACGCCGCCGTCGAACGCGCCGAAGGGGCGATCGACGAGCGCGTCGGGCCGATCGCGAGCATCGGCGAGATCGAGTCCTTCCCGGCCCCCTACTACCTGTCGACCGTCGCGGACACGACCGCGTACAGCGACGCCAGCGCCCCGCGACAGGCCGCCGGCGTCGCCGACGACTGGAACGCCGCGCTGATGAAAGCCGTCGGCGAGGGACTCGAGCGCTACTGCGCCGGCGTCTACCGGGAAGACGACTTCGTCCGCGCGAGCGCGGCCGCCCTCGAGAACACGGTCGCGCCGACGGCCCTCGTGCGCCCCGCCGATGCGCCCGCCGTCGAGGCGAGCGACGAACGCCGCTGGGTGGTCGGTGAGAACCTCGCGACCGGCGAGCGGGCGCACCTGCCAGCCGCGGCGGTCCAGTTCCCTCAGCCCGGCGAGTCGCTGGTGCCGGCGATCACGACCGGGCTGGGTCTCGGATCGTCGACCGTCGACGCGCTCGTGTCCGGGCTGACCGAGGTGATCGAGCGCGACGCGACGATGCTCGCGTGGTACTCGACGTTCGACCCGCTCGGGCTGTCGGTCGACACCGCCGCGTTCGACCGGCTCGAGCGACGCGCCCGGAGCGAGGGGCTGTCGGTGACGCCGCTGCTCGTCACGCAGGATATCGACGTGCCGGTCGTCGCCGTCGCCGTGCACCGCGACCCCAGCGGGTTCGCGTCGGACGAGACGGTCCCGGCGACCGACGACTCGTGGCCGGCGTTCGCCGTCGGCTCGGCGGCCGGGCTCGACGCCGCGGCGGCCGCGACGTCGGCGCTCGCGGAGGCACTGCAGAACTGGATGGAGCTGCGGAGTCTCGGGCCGGACGACGCGGACGGTGCGGGGGGCGAAATCGGGACGTACGCCTCGTTCCCGGAGCCGGTTCGGGAGTTCGTCGACGTCGACGGGACGATTCCGGCGGCGAGCGTCGGCCCAGACCCCGTTCCGACGGGCGTCGAGCGGCTCGAGGCGCTGTGCTCGCGGGCGACCGACGCCGATCTGACGCCGTACGCGGCGCGCCTGACGACCCGCGATGTCGACCGGATCGGCTTCGAGGCGGTTCGCGTCGTCGTCCCGGGCGCACAGCCGCTGTTTACCGGCGAGCCGTTCTTCGGCGAGCGAGCGCGGACGGTTCCGGACGCGCTCGGCTTCGAACCCCGCCTCGAGCGGGCGTACCACCCGTATCCCTGA
- a CDS encoding cupin domain-containing protein, producing the protein MEKVAIDDVDIEVNPMDVHSVRRPISDALGFSDFAMNYFELEPEESFSGGMHTHYDQEEVFYVQEGTATFDTEEGEVVVDEGEVIRFEPGDFQTGYNDTDERVVGFAFGAPKSKHDWDQIESMVYCQECDEELGHGLELTDEGAFRLTCTECENAFTLG; encoded by the coding sequence ATGGAGAAAGTTGCGATCGACGATGTCGACATCGAAGTCAACCCGATGGATGTCCACTCGGTTAGACGGCCGATCTCGGACGCGCTCGGGTTCTCCGACTTCGCGATGAACTACTTCGAACTCGAGCCCGAGGAGTCCTTCTCGGGCGGGATGCACACCCACTACGATCAGGAGGAGGTCTTCTACGTCCAGGAGGGAACCGCGACCTTCGACACCGAAGAGGGCGAGGTCGTCGTCGACGAGGGCGAAGTGATCCGGTTCGAGCCCGGCGACTTCCAGACCGGGTACAACGACACCGACGAGCGGGTCGTCGGCTTCGCCTTCGGCGCGCCAAAGTCCAAGCACGACTGGGACCAGATCGAGTCGATGGTCTACTGTCAGGAGTGCGACGAGGAACTCGGGCACGGCCTCGAGCTAACCGACGAGGGAGCTTTCCGGCTGACCTGCACCGAGTGCGAGAACGCGTTCACGCTCGGGTAG